The Streptomyces sp. 11x1 genomic sequence CCGATCTCCTGGTGGACACCGGCTCCTACGAGCGCGCCCTCGACGACGCGGGGGAGGCGCACAAGGCATACGAAAGCCTGGCCGCGGGACCGGCCGACCCCTACGCCGGTGAACGTGCCGCCACACTGCACTGCCTCGCCCGCTGCCTGGGACCTCTCGGCCGCTGGGAGGAGGCGGAGCGGCGCTCCCGGGAAGCCGTCGAACTCTACGGCGCGCTGCGGGCGGCCGCGCCGCGCACTCATGCCTTCGCCGGGGCCCGGGCCGCCGACGGCTGGGCCGTCGCCCTCTCGGAATGCGGTCACGACCGGCAGGCCGTGGAGGTGGGCCGTGGCGCCGTCGAGGCACTGGAGGAACTGCATGCCCACGGCGACCCCGGGACGCGGAGCGCGCTGGCCGACGCGTCCCGCAACCACGCGGCGGTGCTCCTGGAGCAGGGGCGGGCGGCTGAAGCCGAACCGTTCGCTGCGCGATCCCTCGCGCTCTGCAGGGAACTCGCCACCGACGACGACGGGACCTTCGCCTACGAGGAGGTGGAGGCCCTGCTGCTCCACGGCATGGTGCTGGCCACACTGCGCCCACGGGAGAGCGTACGGCCGCTGCTGGAGGGACTGGGCAGAGCCCAGGAGGCCGAGGACCGGGAGACGGGTCTGCGGCTGGCCGCGGCGCTGATCGATGCGTACCGGGCGGATCCCACTGTGGCCGATCTGGTCCGCGAACTGACCGGCGACGTACCCGACTGGCTGCGCGATCATCGAGGATGAGCACGGCCGGCACCGCGCCCAAGTCCAAGCAATCTCACGCCTCGCGAATCCGCCTCTTGTCATCGGCTTCGGCGACATTTTCCTCATGTACGACGCCTCCGATTTGTTGACCGGGCGACATTCTCAATCCAGGTACCGGGAGACTTCGATCTGTACAAAACCAGTCGAACAGCAATCCGGGCCGCCCAGCCTCGTCCGCGACGAGCTGTCCACTGACACCGGGCTGTACACGACCCCCTTGCCCACGGGGCTCAGCTCTGCTTCGGGGTGCCTCAGGTCAGCGTGGCGTGTGCGTTCTCTCACAGCGCAGGGCCGTTCTCACGGGAGGGCGCCGATCCGGCACGGCGGCTCCTTGTTGCTCATGCGTGTCCGTCGATGCGCCGGAGGAAGGCGCGCGTGCGCTGGTGTTCGGGGTCCGTCATGAGCTTTTGGGGTGTCCCTTCCTCCAGGATGACACCCCGGTCGAACATGACGAGCCGGTCCGCAGCCGACCGCGCGAAACCCATCTCGTGAGTGACGACGATCATTGTCAGTCCGTCCTCGACCAACTCCTTCATCACGGTGACGACCTCGCCGACCATCTCCGGGTCGAGGGCGCTCGTCGGCTCGTCGAAAAGCATCAGTTCCGGCTTCATGGCGAGAGCGCGCGCGATGGCCACCCGCTGTTGCTGGCCTCCGGAGAGAACGGACGGCCGTGACGATGCCTTGTGGGCGAGGCCGACTCTGGCCAGCAGGGTGTGCGCCAG encodes the following:
- a CDS encoding amino acid ABC transporter ATP-binding protein translates to MVKAFGDVRVLNGVSMDVRAREVVVVVGPSGSGKTTFLRCLNHLESIDEGEILVHGRRVGYKDGREGLVEERPRTIAERRRNIGFVFQRFNLFPHLTALENVAVAPVKVLGLPKAEARELAHTLLARVGLAHKASSRPSVLSGGQQQRVAIARALAMKPELMLFDEPTSALDPEMVGEVVTVMKELVEDGLTMIVVTHEMGFARSAADRLVMFDRGVILEEGTPQKLMTDPEHQRTRAFLRRIDGHA